AGAGCCAAATAGGATGGCGAGTGTTGCCGTGTTTCCGAGGGCTTGATTGACGCCCATAAAAATCAAGTATGGCCAGACGATTAGCCAATAAACAATGGATAGGGCCAAAATTCGCAATGGCTCGCCATGACCGAAGGCACCCATAGAGGCAATAAATTCTTTGCCATCGATTAAGCCATGTAACCCTGCCTCTAAATAATTCAATGCAAGCACGATGACGATATACACCAGAGACTCATTAAAGAGAGACTTCACAATGCCATGCTCTTTGCTAACTTTGATTGGGTAGGCGGCTTGGGCAATCAACATAAATTTCGCCGAGATGCCAGCTTTGATTAATGCAAATCCAAAAAGTGAAAGCGGGATAGGCCTCTCTTCAAGGGCGGTGGCCGCCATGAAGGTGATTGCGCAAAACCAAGTGCCAAAATAAAGAGTAAGCGCTAAAGCTTTCTTAAACCCTTCCTTAATCTTTTCTTTGATTCCGTGTGAGGGGGCGTTTGGTTTAGAAGTTGCAGTCATTCAGGCAGTCATTGGGTAATTGGTGGATAAAAAACTATTCGCTACAAGAAGAGCAGGCTTCTACAGGCGCGGGTTCATGCGTGTAACGCGCAATAAAGGCGTGCTTGCTTTGCATCGGCAACTCAAGCCAAACAAAATGCCCTGAACCTGGCGCTACATCAATCGGTTCACCACTCATATTCCACATCTTCTCCAGGACTAAATCCTTGTTACCTTGTGGCTCAATGATTTCAATCTTGTCGCCAACTGAGAAACGATTCTTAACGTCGACTTTGACGCGACCAGATGTGGGATCTATATCCAGCGTTTCACCAACATACAAACTTCTGCCAGAAAGAGAGTGACCTCTCATGTAGAGCTGATACTCTTTATCGTGATGACGCTCATAAAAGCCATCGGTATAGCCACGATTAGCAAGACCCTCTAAGTTTCCAAGCAGGGTTGTATTAAAAGGTCTACCAGCAACAGCATCATCAATCGCTGAACGATAGGCTTGAACCGTCCTAGATACGTAGTAAGGGGACTTGGTGCGACCTTCAATCTTAAATGAATCAACACCCATCTTAGTAAGGCGCTCAATATGTTCGACTGCACGCAAATCCTTGGAGTTCATGATGTAAGTGCCGTGCTCATCCTCTTCCATTGGCATTAAATCATCAGGCCTACGAGCCTCTTGAAGCAATACAACATCGCCACTGGTCGTTTGTTGACCAGGTTTTACTTTGTAATTCCAGCGACAAGCATTGGTACATGCGCCTTGATTAGAATCTCGGTGAGACATATAGCCAGATAGTAGGCAGCGACCAGAATAGGCAATGCACAAAGCGCCATGGACAAATACTTCTAATTCCGTTTCAGGACAATCTTGGCGAACCTCTTCGATTTCATCAAATGAAAGCTCACGAGACAAAATCACGCGGCTAATACCAACGGATCTCCAGAATTTTGCAGAGGCGCCATTTACGGTATTAGCTTGAACGGATAAGTGAATAGGCATATCTGGCCATGCCTCTCTTGCCATCATGATCAAACCAGGGTCAGACATGATCAAGGCATCAGGCTTTAATGCAATCACTGGATCCATATCTTTGATATAGGTGCGCGTCTTACCACCATGTGGCAATAAATTAGAAACCAGGTAAAACTTTTTACCTAGATCATGCGCGGTATCGATTCCTTGTTTGAGGACCTCGATCTTGCCAAAATCGTTACTGCGAACGCGTAATGAATATCTAGGCTGCCCGGCATAAATCGCATCGGCGCCAAAGTCAAAGGCAGTGCGGAGCATCGAAAGGCTGCCTGCAGGGGCTAGAAGTTCTGGAATTTTTTTCATGGGCTCTATTTTAAAGGGCTTGGGGCGGTGGTTTGGGGTTTAAGCCCAACTAATGCGGATAGGAGGCCCAGGCAACGGCTAAATGGCCAAATTTTCCGTTTGGGGGAATCTCGGAAATGCTATATTGGACCCATAAATACAAATGGGTATAAACCCAAAAGGAGACTAGGTGAAATTCACAGCACAGGCATTGTTTGCAGTTATCTCATGCGTCTTTCTCGGCCAAGCATTTGCCGCCGGCAAGATTCAAATGAACGAGTACATGGTTCAAAGCGATACCCCTGGTATTTCGCTTTATGTTCGCACATTTAGCAGGCATGAAGAAGTTTTCAGCTGAAAAGACCCTGCTTTATGTTCACGGCTCTACCTACCCAGCAGAAACTGCCTTTGATTTAACTTTGGGCGGAACCTCTTGGATGGAGTACATGGCATCACATGGGTATGACGTTTGGTTGGTAGATCTGCGTGGCTATGGAAAATCGACAAGACCTCCGGAGATGGATCAACCTGCAGATCAAAATCCTCCGATTGTCAGAACCGATGTTGCCGTAAGAGAGGTATCTAGTGCAGTTGATTACATTCTCAAAAATTCCAGAAGGTTGGTTTGAGAAGTGGGCTGAAGCCACATTTGACACTGATCCATGGGGTAGAACGCAGACTCCAAAGAAGCTAAGAGCGCCTAATGGAACAGTGCAAGATGCGCGTGAGTACTGGACAGCAGGCAAGCCCGTTTATGAGCCTAAAGACATTCGTGTACCAGTAATGCTCGTGCACGCAGAGGCAGAGTGGGATGCGGATTTGCCAAGCTATATGCTGTACGAGTACTTCACTAAACTAGAGAATGCGCCATACAAAATCATGCTGCAGATCAGCGAAGGTACTCACACCATTATTATGAAAAAGAACCGTATTGTTGATGTTTGATGGCGTTCAAGAGTTCTTGGATAGCTCAAAGAGTTCTTGGATAGCTCATTTAAGCCTGAGAAATAAGAGACCCCTTAAACAGGCCTGAAAAAGAAAAAGCCCCTAGATTTCTCTAGGGGCTTTACTTATTTGGCTCCTCGACCTGGGCTCGAACCAGGGACCTACGGATTAACAGTCCGGCGCTCTACCGACTGAGCTATCGAGGAATAAGCCGATATTATAGCAAGATGAAATCACTTCTTCCCACTTCTGTGCAGATCCCCAAAGTACTGACCATTGCTGGCTCTGATAGCGGCGGCGGGGCGGGGCTTCAGGCGGACCTCAAGGTCATTACTGCCTTTGGGCGGCTACGGCATGTCCGTGATTACGGCTATAACGGCTCAAAATACTCTTGGGGTCACAAGGATCCAAGACGTGGGCCTTGATGTGGTGGAGGCTCAAATTGATGCCGTTCTGCTCGATATTGGGGTTGATATTGTCAAAATAGGGATGTTGGCCAGCCCAGAAATCGTAAGAACAGTAGCAAAGCATTACGTAAGCATGGAGTCAAGCGGATTGTTCTTGATCCGGTTTTGAGGGCAACTTCAGGGGCAAGTTTGGATGGTGATGACACTGCTCAAGCAATGATTGCTGAATTATTCCCAATAGCAACATTGATTACGCCCAATATGGATGAAGCTTCATTGTTACTCGGTAGAGAAATTATCGGACCAAATGATTTCAAATTGGCCGCAGAGCAATTGCTAGAGATGGGTCCTCAGGCGGTGTTAATTAAAGGTGGGCACTTAGATAGTACGCATACCCAAATTACCGACTACTTACTGTGGCGCACTATTGAGGATGGTCTTGAAGTAGTACAGTCAAAAGAATTTAAACACTATCGCGTTAATACTCCCAATACGCATGGCACGGGATGTTCGTTATCTTCAGCAATTGCAACATACCTTGCGGATGGTCATGATCTTAGTCATGCAGTTGCTAAGGCGATTGCATATGTTGAGGCTGGATTGGAAGCGGGTCGCTTTTTAAGTATTGGGGAAGGCCCTGGACCGTTGTGGCATATGCACGATTTTTATCCAACAGAGCGTTGATAGACGAAAAAGAAAAGCATTAATTAAGACGCCGCAAAGGACGTCTTAAGTTAAGCGCGCATCAATTCTTGTGGGTGCTTAACAGCCGCTTTAGGATCTTTAGCTTGTGTAATGGCTCGAACTACGGCCACTGAACCAACGCCACTCCTGCTCACAGCATGAATGCTATCTTGGTCAATGCCGCCAATAGCCACCAATGGGTAGTGACTCATTAACTTGGCGTATTTGTATAGACGTCCTAATCCTTGCGGTGCCGTTGGCATCTTCTTGAGATTAGTTGGAAAGACTGCGCCCATTGCAATATAGCTTGGGCAAATGCGATCTGCATAGACTAGCTCTGCATAGTCGTGTGTACTTAGGCCAAGCCTTAGGCCGGCTTCATGTATTTCTTCTAAATCTGCTAACTCTAAATCTTCTTGGCCGAGATGAACGCCATAGGCTTCGGCATTAATAGCCTCTTGCCAATAGTCATCAATAAAGAGCAGGGTCTTGCTATCTTTAACGGCCGCTACAGCCTCTTTAATTTGTTTGCGTATCTTGGATTTATCTTCTGACTTAAGGCGCAATTGCACGGTCGGAATCTCAGCGTCAACCATGCGCTTCACCCAATCTGCATCAGGCATCACACCATAGAGCCCCAAGCGTTTTGGACATTCAGGAAAAGCCTTGGGGTTCATATTGCGAGTCCAAGGCAGTAAGTCAAAATGTTCAGGTCTGTCAGGCCATTTAAATGGATTAAAGCCACCATCATGCTGGGCCATTCTGGACCACGCCTTACCAAGCACTTTGGCGTCGGATTCAATAAAGCCCATCTCAATGCTGGCTAATGCGCCAGCGAGTTCGTAATGATCAACTGCAGATTCATTATCAATTTTGGGTGGCGGGGATGTCAGTGTGTAAGTTGGAATCGGAATGCACAAATCTTCATTGCGATGGGCTGCAACAATTTGATCGGCAAGGTCGCGTATCAAACTCATGAAATCAGTGTACTACTTAGCTTTGGTGCCAAAAAGGGGTGCCTACCAATGGAGTGCTGGCTTGAGCAGATGCTTGTGGCTTCATGGCGCCAGATAGATAAGCAGAGCGACCGGCATCTACTGCCATAGAAAAGGCTTTTGCCATCACAACAGGATCATCGGATAATGCTACGGCAGTATTGAGTAGTACACCATCAAAGCCCCATTCCATTACAGTGCAAGCATGAGAAGGTAGGCCAAGACCAGCATCTACCAAGAGCGGAACCTTTAAGCGGTCACACAAGAGTTTCATGGCATAGGGATTTAAAGGGCCTTGCCCAGTAGTACTAATGGGGGCGGCCCAAGGCATTACAGCTTGGCAGCCAACATCGACAAGTCGTTGGCATAAAATCAAATCTTCTGTGCAGTAAGGCAAAACCTTAAAACCAGCTTTAATTAAAATTTCAGCAGTTTGCACCAATCGCAATGTATCTGGTTGTAAGGTGTAGTCGTCACCGATGAGTTCTAACTTAATCCAATCCGTTTCAAATACTTCGCGCGCCATCCGTGCAGTAGCAATTACTTCTTGCGGGCTATGGCATCCAGCAGTGTTTGGCAATACCGGAACAGCCATCTTCTTTAATAGATCCCAAAAACCACTATGCGCTTCAGCTGTCGCGCTACCTTGACGTCGTAAGCTCACGGTAATCATGGCGGGATTGGATGCCTGTACTGCGTTCCCCAGAACCTGTGGCGATGGATAGCGAGAAGTTCCTAGAAGTAAGCGACGACTAGCAAAGCTTTCACCATAGAGCACTAAGGCGTTAGCGCTATTGAGATTGTTTGGAAGTGGAGCAGTCATTTTTAATCGTTGAATATTGGGGATTAGCCGCCAGTGACCGGGGCAATCACTTCGATTTGGTCATTTTCATTAAGCGCAAATTCTGAATGCTTGGTCTTGGGTACGAAATTCATATTTACCGCTACAGCGTACGGCGGTTTGGCATCAATTAATGCCAGTGCGTCAGAGATCACGCTCTGGCTTGGAACTTCATATTCGACCTGATTCACAATTACGCGCATGCAACCTCTTGTTGTTGAAGCCCTTTAGTAATGCTTAATCCTAATTCCAGAGCAGAGGCGCTCTCACCGTGCTCTAAAAGCTGAAGAGTGCAATCAAGC
Above is a window of Polynucleobacter necessarius DNA encoding:
- a CDS encoding alpha/beta hydrolase, producing MFAHLAGMKKFSAEKTLLYVHGSTYPAETAFDLTLGGTSWMEYMASHGYDVWLVDLRGYGKSTRPPEMDQPADQNPPIVRTDVAVREVSSAVDYILKNSRRLV
- a CDS encoding thiazole synthase, with amino-acid sequence MTAPLPNNLNSANALVLYGESFASRRLLLGTSRYPSPQVLGNAVQASNPAMITVSLRRQGSATAEAHSGFWDLLKKMAVPVLPNTAGCHSPQEVIATARMAREVFETDWIKLELIGDDYTLQPDTLRLVQTAEILIKAGFKVLPYCTEDLILCQRLVDVGCQAVMPWAAPISTTGQGPLNPYAMKLLCDRLKVPLLVDAGLGLPSHACTVMEWGFDGVLLNTAVALSDDPVVMAKAFSMAVDAGRSAYLSGAMKPQASAQASTPLVGTPFWHQS
- the thiE gene encoding thiamine phosphate synthase, translating into MSLIRDLADQIVAAHRNEDLCIPIPTYTLTSPPPKIDNESAVDHYELAGALASIEMGFIESDAKVLGKAWSRMAQHDGGFNPFKWPDRPEHFDLLPWTRNMNPKAFPECPKRLGLYGVMPDADWVKRMVDAEIPTVQLRLKSEDKSKIRKQIKEAVAAVKDSKTLLFIDDYWQEAINAEAYGVHLGQEDLELADLEEIHEAGLRLGLSTHDYAELVYADRICPSYIAMGAVFPTNLKKMPTAPQGLGRLYKYAKLMSHYPLVAIGGIDQDSIHAVSRSGVGSVAVVRAITQAKDPKAAVKHPQELMRA
- the thiS gene encoding sulfur carrier protein ThiS encodes the protein MRVIVNQVEYEVPSQSVISDALALIDAKPPYAVAVNMNFVPKTKHSEFALNENDQIEVIAPVTGG
- a CDS encoding peptidase U32 family protein produces the protein MKKIPELLAPAGSLSMLRTAFDFGADAIYAGQPRYSLRVRSNDFGKIEVLKQGIDTAHDLGKKFYLVSNLLPHGGKTRTYIKDMDPVIALKPDALIMSDPGLIMMAREAWPDMPIHLSVQANTVNGASAKFWRSVGISRVILSRELSFDEIEEVRQDCPETELEVFVHGALCIAYSGRCLLSGYMSHRDSNQGACTNACRWNYKVKPGQQTTSGDVVLLQEARRPDDLMPMEEDEHGTYIMNSKDLRAVEHIERLTKMGVDSFKIEGRTKSPYYVSRTVQAYRSAIDDAVAGRPFNTTLLGNLEGLANRGYTDGFYERHHDKEYQLYMRGHSLSGRSLYVGETLDIDPTSGRVKVDVKNRFSVGDKIEIIEPQGNKDLVLEKMWNMSGEPIDVAPGSGHFVWLELPMQSKHAFIARYTHEPAPVEACSSCSE